The following are encoded in a window of Alosa sapidissima isolate fAloSap1 chromosome 10, fAloSap1.pri, whole genome shotgun sequence genomic DNA:
- the LOC121721337 gene encoding uncharacterized protein LOC121721337, protein MLCLFTQSSLSFERGRGTLPDASGKTSLTLWNSTMSDAGRYFATLHINRKRTHVSGSAQYLVVTDPSGPAMRLYRGADDLGSPLFFCEVTGAGANWSDPYWQIKANGAVSTLDGMTAKRIGADGVFTRWSIIRLNSTLAVTCLCHQKNGTRVLFSSNEVDARNGATACDWLVFLSPPCLLLFLLTMAAAILWTRRLRRLRAA, encoded by the exons ATGCTCTGTCTTTTCACCCAGTCTTCACTGAGTTTTGAGCGTGGCCGAGGAACACTTCCAGACGCTTCGGGTAAAACTTCACTGACTCTCTGGAACTCCACAATGTCAGACGCAGGACGTTACTTCGCCACCCTGCATATCAATAGGAAGAGGACGCACGTTAGCGGCTCCGCGCAGTATTTGGTTGTAACAG ACCCTTCTGGCCCGGCCATGCGTTTGTACCGCGGGGCTGATGACCTTGGCTCTCCCTTGTTTTTCTGTGAGGTGACCGGGGCAGGTGCGAACTGGAGCGATCCGTATTGGCAAATCAAGGCAAACGGAGCAGTGAGCACCCTGGACGGTATGACAGCAAAACGGATTGGCGCTGATGGAGTCTTCACGCGATGGTCCATCATCAGACTCAACTCTACACTTGCTGTGACATGTCTGTGTCACCAAAAGAACGGGACACGCGTTCTCTTCAGCTCCAATGAAGTAGACGCGCGTAATG GGGCAACTGCGTGTGACTGGCTGGTTTTCCTCAGTCCTCCGTGTCTTCTCCTGTTTCTGCTCACAATGGCGGCAGCCATCCTCTGGACACGGAGACTCCGCCGACTCAGAGCTGCATGA